The sequence GCGTCACATCAGCTCCCATGATGATGACTTGTTCGTTCAATAACATCTGTGGGCTGTAAAATTGagattttatcattttcctCCCTTTCCTGAAACACAAGCGAATCCTACCGAAAATCGCGTGAAATCAAATTGTTGATTCCTCCTAGTTTAGCGTTGAGCTTCAAGCAAATATTGGCCATGGTTGACGGATCTGGTCCGTTTCTTCCGACCACGTTCTTTTGCTGTATGCATTGCGTGGTGATCTTAAGATCTAAATCCCCAACACGCTTAACAATTTCTACAAAAAGAGAGATGTATTATTAACGGGCTCAATGTATTAAGCATTTAGTTTTTCTTACCGTAAGCGGGATCGCCTTTGCGGTTGATGATGACAAAAATTATCTGAAGTTGTGGAAATTTCTGCTTAGCCATTTTCATATTGCTTTCCAAGTCACGAGCCCCGCAAGGCCTGTTGAAAAGTAGCTGGCCCATAGACATgcctgaaattgaaaataacagATTAATGTAAATTGTTTGTGAGCAACGGAAAAGAATTTAATTACCCATTTCTCGACCAGCTTTTGTCAATGcttcaatgaaaaaattaatttcacgaTCACCGCATCTAGTAATATTGATTAAACCAAATGAATTCATCGCCTTAGCTTCGATAAACTTCATGTTCCTCATGTTCCAAACTCCGTCCCTAGGAATGATTGacgaacactctttgtcaccGTATACAAGCTTAGGCGTAGGAAGTACTCGTCCTGAATAAATAttttggttgaaaaaaaattatttcggtttttgtaatttaacgCTCAACCGTTTTgagataaaattaattttgaaaacataTGCTCACCTGTAATTTTGGCCATCTGTGTATCTACCGAAATACCAAAATGTTGAGCATATTGATCCTGAGCAAATTGCATTCCATTGACGGAATCGAGAATCTTTCTCTTGCGAACATCAGCGGGTGTGGCAGCAACTTTGATCATAGCAGAAGTTTGAAAGTCAGTCAACTTGCGACGATACTCTTGACCTTCGGCGATCGTGCACAACTATCGAAAAGCAGATTTTCGTAAATTTACTAATAACTAACTGGCAacgaacaaataataaaatatagtGAAGTGCATTTACCTCCATTGgtaccaaattctttttctcgcGACTTCCCACCCAGACACAGGGAAGGTGGGGATACTTCAACTTCATATTAAGTTTCGTTTCAAAGTATTCTTGAACCGTGATAGTCTTGCCATCGCATTCAAATTTCTCAGTGTTGGCAGCTCCTTTAATACCATTACATCCAACCGTGGCTATGTATTTCCCGCGGTTATAGGAAACCTAGAATGAAGAATACTATTACACTCATATTGTGATGGAAATAGTCTAGTTGGTATCATACCTTCAACGTGGCaattttcttgtgaaaatcACCATAGTCACGATCATCCAACCTATCACCGGGTCTAGCTCTGAACATGTCTGCCATTATTACGTGAACTAGGCCGGATTTCAAAAAGGCACGTTGGGTTGCGTCAACATTAAGAAACGGTTTCCAACCAAGACGCAAGGACTGGAAATGTCCAAACCAGACCTCAACTCCTCCTCCGAGATCTTCGCTTCTTCCAACAGGCTTCGAAAGCAAGCAACTTCCGAGCATCACCTTATTAGGACTGTAGAACAAACAGTAAcacaattgaaaattatttgacaAGTGAATTTTATAAGCTAAAAATTATTACCGTTCAGCGGCGCCATATTTTAATGCAATATCCAATGCTTGAATAGGACGAAGGGGTATATCCACGGACGAACCAGAACCACCTTGACAGTAACTCGCAAGGGCCCCCACATCAATTTCCACCTCTCCAGTTGGTTGCAAGCTGATGATGAATTCGTTCAACCTAGGAGTTTCACGATCCAATTCTTGAAATTCGAACTTGATGTCAACCTTGGACATTTGAGATTTGTTTTAGTACAGTAACACAATTATACAAGTGATTCGTATTACCTTTGAATCCAAGCCCGGAATTCGACGAGCTGTGTAAAtgttctttttcaaatcaaaaaccGGAAAAATGTCTCTGAAACGTGCTTCACTCTCTAGGAACTGCACGATGACTTTTCTGTTAATAAAGGTGAAAAATGTTAGCATTCTATAAGTAAAACTAAACCATTACAAAAACAATACTTGAAAAGCGCTTTCGGAGGAAGAGGTTTAACCTCAACGTCGTAATGATAAAGAATTGGTTTCTTCATAATGACAGCAAAATGATTAGCAGAAAGCTTGATCGGCCGACCTAAAGTTCCTTCACCACCTGCAGCACTGCGTGGAGGGGGGCGAAGTGCTGCACCCTGAGCTACTAGGCGATGGGTTTGAGGCGTGATCGAACGAGGTTGAGCTGCCTGGGGAGCAGCAGGACGTGGTTGTTGTGTTTGCGGAGCTGCAGGACGTGGTTGTTGTGTTTGCGGAGCTGCAGGACGTGGTTGCTGGGGCGCACCAGGTCTTTGGGCCATTCCTTGCGGAAATTGTGAAGTCGTAGGAGCATTTGGACGCTGCTGTTGCATAGCTTGCTGACCAGGTCCGGGTTGGCGTTGCTGCTGTACATTTGGAGGACCAGCAGGGCGCTGTTGCATGGGTTGGGGTCCAGCAGGGCGCTGTTGCATGGGTTGGGGTCCAGCAGGGCGCTGTTGCATGGGTTGGGGTCCAGCAGGGCGCTGTTGCATGGGTTGGGGTCCAGCAGGGCGCTGTTGCATGGGTTGGGGTCCAGCAGGGCGCTGTTGCATGGGTTGGGGTCCAGCAGGGCGCTGTTGCATGGGTTGGGGTCCAGCAGGGCGCTGTTGCATGGGTTGGGGTCCAGCAGGACGTTGTTGCATGGGTTGGGGTCCAGCAGGACGTTGTTGCATGGGTTGGGGTCCAGCAGGACGTTGTTGCATGGGTTGGGGTCCAGCAGGGGGCTGTGGCATGGCTTGTGGCCCAGCAGGGCGCTGTTGCATGGGTTGGGGTCCAGCAGGACGTTGTTGCATGACTTGTGGCCCAGCAGGGCGCTGTTGCATGGCTTGGGGTCCAGCAGGACGCTGTGGCATGGCTTGGGGTCCAGCAGGGAGCTGTTGAGAACCTAAATTCAATTGTGCCATTGCTTGAGCAGGAGTTTGCTGCTGCTCCATTTCCGTGGCAGCTTGTGTTTCAGCACCTTCTGGCCCACCTATTTAGtaaataacaaacatgatctTTTTAGTAAGAACAATCTCAGTTTAGAAAGTCAATTGAGATTTTACTGTTCTTTACcatttgtctttctttttctgcccATTTTTCAGCTTATGAAGtgaatatttgttttgtaaaACCTATAAAATAAGTTTAATGCATTATTAGCCAACAATACTTT comes from Daphnia pulicaria isolate SC F1-1A chromosome 11, SC_F0-13Bv2, whole genome shotgun sequence and encodes:
- the LOC124315119 gene encoding protein argonaute-2-like isoform X2 is translated as MEQQQTPAQAMAQLNLGSQQLPAGPQAMPQRPAGPQAMQQRPAGPQVMQQRPAGPQPMQQRPAGPQAMPQPPAGPQPMQQRPAGPQPMQQRPAGPQPMQQRPAGPQPMQQRPAGPQPMQQRPAGPQPMQQRPAGPQPMQQRPAGPQPMQQRPAGPQPMQQRPAGPQPMQQRPAGPQPMQQRPAGPPNVQQQRQPGPGQQAMQQQRPNAPTTSQFPQGMAQRPGAPQQPRPAAPQTQQPRPAAPQTQQPRPAAPQAAQPRSITPQTHRLVAQGAALRPPPRSAAGGEGTLGRPIKLSANHFAVIMKKPILYHYDVEVKPLPPKALFKKVIVQFLESEARFRDIFPVFDLKKNIYTARRIPGLDSKVDIKFEFQELDRETPRLNEFIISLQPTGEVEIDVGALASYCQGGSGSSVDIPLRPIQALDIALKYGAAERPNKVMLGSCLLSKPVGRSEDLGGGVEVWFGHFQSLRLGWKPFLNVDATQRAFLKSGLVHVIMADMFRARPGDRLDDRDYGDFHKKIATLKVSYNRGKYIATVGCNGIKGAANTEKFECDGKTITVQEYFETKLNMKLKYPHLPCVWVGSREKKNLVPMELCTIAEGQEYRRKLTDFQTSAMIKVAATPADVRKRKILDSVNGMQFAQDQYAQHFGISVDTQMAKITGRVLPTPKLVYGDKECSSIIPRDGVWNMRNMKFIEAKAMNSFGLINITRCGDREINFFIEALTKAGREMGMSMGQLLFNRPCGARDLESNMKMAKQKFPQLQIIFVIINRKGDPAYEIVKRVGDLDLKITTQCIQQKNVVGRNGPDPSTMANICLKLNAKLGGINNLISRDFRPQMLLNEQVIIMGADVTHPGADQQDSGKPSIAAVVGSVDPRASQYCCEIRIQKSKQEYIEDMENMVYNLLRKFNRAAGATSTGKPQRIIFYRDGVSEGQFAKVLEWELSAIRKACMKLEVGYNPPVTFIVVQKRHHTRLFPEDQRDECGRGKNVPPGTIVDNTIVHPVEQDFFLVSHQGIQGTSRPTHYHVLWDDSKFQANDIQMLTYYMCYLFTRCTRSVSYPAPCYYSHLVAFRGRQYYDNLTGNRQAVSSTALQTHIDSTRDLSFMFFV
- the LOC124315119 gene encoding protein argonaute-2-like isoform X1: MGRKRKTNGGPEGAETQAATEMEQQQTPAQAMAQLNLGSQQLPAGPQAMPQRPAGPQAMQQRPAGPQVMQQRPAGPQPMQQRPAGPQAMPQPPAGPQPMQQRPAGPQPMQQRPAGPQPMQQRPAGPQPMQQRPAGPQPMQQRPAGPQPMQQRPAGPQPMQQRPAGPQPMQQRPAGPQPMQQRPAGPQPMQQRPAGPQPMQQRPAGPPNVQQQRQPGPGQQAMQQQRPNAPTTSQFPQGMAQRPGAPQQPRPAAPQTQQPRPAAPQTQQPRPAAPQAAQPRSITPQTHRLVAQGAALRPPPRSAAGGEGTLGRPIKLSANHFAVIMKKPILYHYDVEVKPLPPKALFKKVIVQFLESEARFRDIFPVFDLKKNIYTARRIPGLDSKVDIKFEFQELDRETPRLNEFIISLQPTGEVEIDVGALASYCQGGSGSSVDIPLRPIQALDIALKYGAAERPNKVMLGSCLLSKPVGRSEDLGGGVEVWFGHFQSLRLGWKPFLNVDATQRAFLKSGLVHVIMADMFRARPGDRLDDRDYGDFHKKIATLKVSYNRGKYIATVGCNGIKGAANTEKFECDGKTITVQEYFETKLNMKLKYPHLPCVWVGSREKKNLVPMELCTIAEGQEYRRKLTDFQTSAMIKVAATPADVRKRKILDSVNGMQFAQDQYAQHFGISVDTQMAKITGRVLPTPKLVYGDKECSSIIPRDGVWNMRNMKFIEAKAMNSFGLINITRCGDREINFFIEALTKAGREMGMSMGQLLFNRPCGARDLESNMKMAKQKFPQLQIIFVIINRKGDPAYEIVKRVGDLDLKITTQCIQQKNVVGRNGPDPSTMANICLKLNAKLGGINNLISRDFRPQMLLNEQVIIMGADVTHPGADQQDSGKPSIAAVVGSVDPRASQYCCEIRIQKSKQEYIEDMENMVYNLLRKFNRAAGATSTGKPQRIIFYRDGVSEGQFAKVLEWELSAIRKACMKLEVGYNPPVTFIVVQKRHHTRLFPEDQRDECGRGKNVPPGTIVDNTIVHPVEQDFFLVSHQGIQGTSRPTHYHVLWDDSKFQANDIQMLTYYMCYLFTRCTRSVSYPAPCYYSHLVAFRGRQYYDNLTGNRQAVSSTALQTHIDSTRDLSFMFFV